A window of Tripterygium wilfordii isolate XIE 37 chromosome 7, ASM1340144v1, whole genome shotgun sequence contains these coding sequences:
- the LOC120002034 gene encoding cation/H(+) antiporter 4-like has translation MALAGQQHHHHLSAPPIDIDARHTNGSTRKCITIPPVIYSAGLYEDDPADILIHPLPLLELQLIVIFTITVLIHFLLKRVGIPVFVSQLLTGIILGPTALGKRDFVKETLFGKDGQEALGMISAFGYMMYLFIMGVKMDPTMVLRTGKKALGIGVLAVLLPLAASLIVHLAIADGDLTRGPDQFMVIAMQSMSTFPVVATLLIDCKALNSELGRLVLSASLVSNMLAVFIMFCITTATTYADKQLGASKAAGNSVAIIFFLIVAVFLVRPAMFWMIRHTPEDRPVKSTYMQIILVSVFASAIYTNSFDQLVLFGPSILGLVIPEGPPIATQLIDKFESFIAGVFMPVYVTTAGMRVDLKALQSDDPHPMEHNLILIIVAAIFKLLGVLIPSYLSHMPFRDTITIATVMSYSGIVVLAGYTYSKDNKALSEDTFSLVVVCNLINSIIVSLLMKVLYEPSRKYAGYQKRNIMHVRPNSELRIVSCIHKPEDVAATIRLLDVSYATQESPIGVYVLHLIELGHRSTPVFICHQMKRVLDVNPYSQNVIIAFSQYERNNWGFVSVNTFTAMSPTDLMHEDITTLALNKATSLILLPFHRKWSIDGIVASEDNLVRTLNCRVLERSPCSIGILVDRPQVRKGNTALNQLMRRASSTSSDHLFRSASTMPSAEETSCSVGMIFFGGNDDREALTLAKRMARDSAVNLTVTRFLTEEGTNIMSTESVCDNEVLRDVKQNNVGDGYVIYVEEVVKDGPETALIIREMAEEYDLIIVGRRHGVECPQTTGLAEWSEFPELGVIGDLLASPDLNIRASVLIIQQQICS, from the exons ATGGCATTGGCAGGTCagcagcatcatcatcatctttctGCTCCTCCTATCGACATTGACGCGCGGCATACTAATGGTTCAACAAGAAAATGCATCACTATACCACCGGTGATTTATTCAGCAGGCCTTTATGAGGATGATCCAGCTGATATTCTAATCCATCCATTGCCACTTCTGGAATTGCAGCTGATTGTGATTTTCACAATCACAGTTCTCATTCATTTCCTTCTCAAGCGCGTTGGAATCCCCGTGTTCGTCTCTCAGCTTTTG ACTGGCATAATCCTTGGACCAACGGCTTTAGGGAAGCGTGATTTCGTTAAGGAAACGCTTTTTGGCAAAGATGGTCAGGAAGCATTGGGAATGATCTCGGCATTTGGATACATGATGTATTTGTTCATAATGGGAGTGAAGATGGATCCAACAATGGTTCTTAGGACAGGAAAGAAGGCCTTGGGAATTGGCGTCCTAGCAGTTTTGCTGCCATTAGCTGCCTCTCTGATTGTCCATCTGGCCATAGCAGATGGAGATCTGACTAGAGGGCCTGATCAATTTATGGTTATCGCTATGCAGTCAATGTCTACATTTCCTGTCGTCGCCACCCTCCTCATCGACTGCAAAGCCCTCAACTCAGAACTCGGCCGGTTAGTCCTATCAGCATCACTAGTCAGCAACATGTTGGCAGTCTTCATCATGTTTTGCATCACCACAGCCACTACTTATGCAGACAAACAATTAGGAGCCAGCAAAGCTGCCGGAAACAGCGTGGCAATAATATTTTTCCTCATTGTTGCTGTGTTCTTGGTCAGGCCAGCAATGTTTTGGATGATCAGGCATACACCTGAAGATAGGCCGGTAAAGAGCACATACATGCAAATCATCCTTGTCTCTGTCTTTGCATCTGCCATTTACACGAATAGCTTCGATCAGTTGGTTCTTTTCGGCCCATCCATTCTGGGATTAGTAATACCAGAAGGACCACCAATAGCAACCCAATTGATAGACAAGTTTGAGTCCTTCATTGCTGGTGTTTTTATGCCAGTCTATGTAACTACAGCTGGGATGAGAGTCGATCTGAAAGCCCTCCAATCGGACGACCCGCATCCAATGGAACACAATCTAATCCTTATCATTGTGGCAGCTATCTTCAAATTGTTGGGGGTATTGATTCCTTCATATTTGAGCCACATGCCCTTCAGAGATACTATCACCATTGCTACTGTCATGAGCTACAGTGGCATCGTCGTACTGGCAGGCTACACCTATTCAAAAGACAACAAG GCACTCTCGGAGGATACGTTTTCTCTGGTTGTCGTCTGCAATTTAATCAATTCCATCATTGTGTCACTGCTGATGAAAGTCCTCTATGAACCGTCGAGGAAATACGCTGGCTACCAGAAGAGGAACATTATGCATGTAAGACCAAACTCAGAGCTCCGGATCGTTTCCTGCATTCACAAACCAGAAGACGTAGCTGCTACAATAAGATTACTTGATGTCTCGTATGCAACACAAGAAAGCCCTATTGGGGTCTATGTTCTTCACCTTATCGAGCTCGGACACCGGTCCACTCCCGTCTTCATCTGCCATCAAATGAAGAGAGTGTTGGACGTCAACCCTTACTCTCAAAACGTCATCATTGCCTTTTCTCAATATGAAAGAAACAACTGGGGATTCGTATCAGTCAACACCTTCACAGCCATGTCTCCCACAGACCTGATGCATGAAGACATAACAACTCTCGCCCTCAACAAAGCCACTTCTCTCATACTCCTCCCATTCCATCGTAAATGGTCGATTGATGGGATTGTTGCATCAGAAGACAATCTTGTAAGAACCTTAAATTGCAGAGTTCTTGAAAGGTCTCCttgctctattggtatcctCGTCGACCGTCCCCAAGTCAGGAAGGGAAATACTGCTTTAAATCAACTTATGAGACGTGCATCCAGTACCTCTTCCGACCACCTGTTCCGCTCGGCTTCAACCATGCCTTCCGCAGAGGAGACATCATGCTCTGTGGGAATGATCTTCTTCGGAGGAAATGATGATCGGGAGGCTCTGACTTTAGCCAAACGTATGGCTAGAGATTCAGCTGTGAACCTTACAGTTACAAGATTTCTTACAGAGGAAGGTACGAATATTATGTCCACAGAGAGTGTATGTGACAATGAGGTGTTGAGGGATGTAAAGCAAAACAATGTTGGCGATGGATATGTAATATATGTAGAGGAGGTGGTAAAGGACGGACCTGAGACTGCTCTGATCATTCGAGAGATGGCAGAGGAATACGACCTCATCATCGTTGGACGACGCCATGGGGTTGAGTGCCCTCAAACAACTGGTCTTGCAGAATGGAGTGAATTCCCAGAACTGGGAGTCATTGGCGACTTGCTTGCCTCACCAGATCTCAATATCAGAGCTTCTGTATTGATTATACAACAACAAATTTGCAGCTAG